GCCGGCGACGCTGCACCGGGCCAAAGGGAAAACCGGCGGCCAACAGCTTTTTGCCCTGGCCCCCCTGCAGGAAGAACTCCCCGGCTGGCACCCTGTGCCGGAAGAGCAACGGCGTCCGCTGTGGCTCAAAGAAGCGGTCGTCACCGAGCCGGTCGAAGGCTATCTGACGCCCGCCGGGCTGTTCCACTTTCTCGAAGGCAAACCGGTTTCTGCTACGGAAGTTGTCCCGGCAGGCGATTTGTTCGGACTGGATTACCGCATCGGCATCGGCATTTCGCCCGAACGCCTGGTCAGTGAGGAGTCACAGATTTACGGACGTGGTTTTCTGGCGCTGAAGCAGGGCGTGTTTCTCTATGCCGAAGTGTGCCTGCCGGACGACGCGCCAGCGGGCGCGCTGGACAAGTTGACAACCCTGGCTTTTGGCGGTGAAAGCCGCCACGTGCTGTGCCACCGGCTGAAAGAACCCTTTGCCTGGCCGCGTGAAGTCCCTTCCACAGAAGGGCAGAAGCCGCTGGTACTGCTGACAACCCCGTGTGTTTTGCAAAACGCTTGCGCGAAAAGTTAGGCCTGGCAGCCAGACTTAACCTGGATGCCATTGAACTGGCGCAAAAGCTGGGCCCGGTTGAAGTTGATTTTTCCTGGCCGGATGTCTGGAGCGTACTCGACCAGGTGGGGTTTGCCTATCAGGCGTTTGCCAAAAAGTACAAGCATAAGCTGGAGAAGAAAGCCCTGGGGTTGCCCCGCCGGATTGGCCCACCCGTGCAGGGGAGCTTCACCCCCCGCCCGCCCGTCAAAGATCGGCATGCTTCGCCGGTGCACATTCACCTTGCCCCCCGTAAAGATGGCAAGCAGGGCTGGACGGTGCGCATCGTGGCTTTTCCATCGGCATACCTCCCAAACCTTGAGACCAGCCGGGAATTCCTGACAGAGTTTCTCAAAGATGTTGAAAGTGACCTGAGACGGCGTGCCGGCTTGTCACCACCAAGGGTACAGAGGCCAGCATCTTCCAGTCCGGCAGCGGGGAGCACATCTGCGTCAACCGCCTCATTGCTTTCCCCTGGAAACACAGTCAAAGCCATGCTTCTGGAAGAGAAGACCAAAAAAGGCGGCTGGAAGGCGCGCCACCTAGACAGCCGCCGAGAAGGCCCGATTGTGAATACTAAAGAAGTGCCAGGCGACAAGCAGCCCGGTGAAGAGGTGGAACTCATCGTCGCCAGCGCTGGCGACTCACTGAGTTTTCGTTGGCCGACTGAGGAAGAAAAACAACGCGCCCAGAAAGCCCAGGACAAGACGAAAAAGGGCCCTGGCCATCAACTCAAAGGAGGTCGTCGGTGAACAAGCCATGCATTCTGATCTGTACCGTTGGCACGAGTCTGTTTCAGCCCAACCTGGAAGCCCTGAAGAAAGACCTGGCCGACAGCCGTATCAAGCCGGAATACCGGCCGCTGGCCGAGGCCTGCCAGCGCGGCGACTGGCCGGGGGTTGCCCAAGCCCTGCACGCTTTGCCAGCAGATGACCGGGTGTGCGGCGCCGAGATCAACTCCATTGCCAGTCTGGTTGAAAAAGAATACATCCCGGCAGACTGTGGGCTGTTTTTTCTTCACTCCAGCACGGACAAGGGACGCGACATCGCGGCCATTCTCAAGGATTACTACCTGAACAAGGGTCACGCTCTGGTGGAGACCGTCGAAGTGGAAGACTTGCAGGACGGGGACCCCAAGCGGTTCCGTACCAAAGGGCTGCGCAACCTGGCGCGGAATGTCTGCCGCATCGTCCGGGAACGTTCAGCCGCAGCCTGCGCCATCAATGCCACCGGCGGCTACAAGGCGCAGATAGCCGTTGCCGTACTGCTCGGCCAGGCTCTGGGCATTCCGGTGTTTTACAAGCACGAACTCTTCAGCGAAATCATCGCCTTTCCGCCCCTGCCCGTGGCCTTTGACTTCGAGGTGTGGATGCGTGCCAGCGGCATGCTGTACGACCTGGAACGGACATCCGATCCCGTTCCGGCATCCACCTATGCCGAGGAATGGCAGGAAACATACGAGAGCCTGGTTGAACGGGTCCCGATTGACGGGCAGGACTACTTGGAGCTGTCGCCGGTCGGGCAGATTTTTCACGAGACCTTTCGCGAACGCTTCCGTACCGACCGCAGCCAAGTGCTGCCCCCCAAGGCGTTGCAAAAGCATCCGCCCCGGCTGGAAAAAGATGCCGGCTGGCCCGGGGAGCACCCGGAAGTGGAAGTCTTCATGAAGAAGGTGACGGATGAAGTTGAGCAGGTCGTACAGTGTGCAACCTTCTACTTCAACCCCGACCTGCCCCAGCGCACGCGCTTTCGCTGCGGCGCGAAGGGCATCGAAGGGATATATTCCGACGGACGGTTTACGGTCAAATTCCGCGTCGAGAGCACGGCCAAAACCCCCGGCGAGCAGGCGGCGGTTGTCGCCAGCCTCAACGAATGGCTGAGTCGTCAGCAGACTTGACGCGCTGGTGGTTCGTGGTTGGCTGTGATGCCCAGTCACGAGGGGACTGGCACGATGGGACTGGACGGCGGAACGAAACAGCAAGGTTGTAACGGGTTCATGCGCCGCGATTACCAGCAGCCGGCATAGGCCGTGGAGACCAATATCCAGGTCAACCCGCCATCATACGAAGCATAAAAAGCCCAGTAATACTCGGTGCAGCCGCCGCCGTCGCCGCCATTGGTGCGGAACACATAGGCATTGCCGGGCTGCGCATTGCACGGTGTTGTGTACGTAAGTTCTTGGGTGGCATCACCACCTCGCTTTCCGTCGCCACCGCCCACCCCATCTGTGCCATCCTGGCCTTTTGCCCCGTTTACTCCTGGCTTCCCGTTCGGACCATTTGTACAGTTACCAGCGTCTCCATCTGCCCCGGCCTGGCCATTATCGCCTGTTTTCCCTGGCTTGCTGGCCGGTTCAGAATCTCCCGGCCTACCACTTCGGTCATCACCCTGTTGTTCCCGTCGAACGCTGTCCCGCCCCTGCTGCGCTTGCTCGGCGGGCCTGTCTTGGTACCCCTGTCCGCTGGTGTCAAACACGACGCGCCCGACGGACGCCTCGGTAAAGCAAATCGGTGTTGCATGGAAAAGGAAGACAGGGTGGTTCATCCGAATGACGAGTGTTTTTCCTTCCACAACAACAGACCGTGCGATGATGACGGTCTCTTCGTCAACTTCCACCCGCTCTGGCGCCACCACGGTATCAGCGACATACACCCCTCCAATCCGATTACCCAGCCGCACCGTTGCCCGAAAGTGGGACGTTCTCATCAACTCCTGGTGCAGAGCCGGATACCAGAGATTCTGCTGAAGCAGCAAAAAAGGCCGAGATGTCACCCCCTCTCGCTGAAGGCGAGCCGCGACCCTTTGAAAGATGACGGCCTGATGGGCTTTGACCGCCTGATAACTCATTCTCCCGCTGGTTTTCCAGAACTCCGCAACTTCAGTTGGCGTTGGTGGTAGCCCCTGTTCTGCCTGACGGCGCAGGACGGCCATGTGCTTGACCGGCGGAGATGATTCCGGCGACGCCTGAGACGGCCGCACGCTGTCGGGCGCTTGCCCGGAAGCAAAGTTGAAAGCCGTACCGAAAAGCACCAGGGCCATCCACGCCCAACGGTGACGCAGGCAAAAGCCGGCAGACCACATGGCAAAACCTCCTTGAATAAAATGTGGCGGCGGTGTAGCACAGCTTTGCGAAAAAGGCAAAATGCTTTTACCACAAGACCTGTGGTGTTTGTTGAACGTCAGTTTGTCGCTGCCGGTGAGGCCAGGATTCCGTGTGGAGCGCGCCGCGCCGTCCCCGGCCGGGCGGCAGCGGTCGTGGCGACGCTCAATGAGTGGCTGCATCGAGTCCGCAGTTGACGCCCGGCCGTCATTTCTGCTAACTCGTAGCGTACATTACAAACTAATGTGCTTGTTCCAGGTCGAGTCCATCGGTTCACCGTCCCGCTATCTTTCAACCATTGGTGAGCCGAAATTTCACAGAAGGTGCTGACATGTCACTTACCTCCCTTCGCCTGGCATCGGTCCGCTCCCTGACCGGTCTTGCCCTTACTGCTGTCGTGGCCGTCAGCGGCCTCGCCCGTGCGCAGAATCCAGCCGAAGCCACGGTGCCGCGCTCGGTGATGTCCGAAGCCATGCGCGTGTGCGCTGGTTACATCGGGGAAGCTGCGCCGGAAGACCTGCAAATCGTCGGAAGTGAAAAGGAAGCCTATGTCCGCCAATTTTCGCAGGGCGATCTGGTGTATATCAACCGGGGACGCGATGCGAACCTGCAAACCGGTGCCGAGTACCAGATTGTGCGCAACATCGGCCCGGTTTATGACCTCGCCGACCGCCGGCGTAAGTTGGGGACACTCGTGCAGGAACTGGGTGTCCTCCGCATCACTGAAGTGCGCGATACCTCGGCGACTGGCGAAATCACGCTGATTTGCACCGGCACGGTCAACCTGGGGGATGCCCTCATCCCCTACGAGCGGCGGCCGATTCCAACCGTGCGTCCATACCGTCCGCTCTCGGTCGTCGGCGCTCCGACCGGGCGGGCAACGGGGCAGATTCTGGCCGGGCAGCTTTCCCGTGAACAGCTCGTGCGTAACGATGTGGTGTACATCAACCTTGGAGCCGACAACGGCCTCAAGGTTGGTGACTACCTGACGGTCTATCGCCCGCTGGCCAGTGACACCGTTTCCCGTTTCCGGGATGACAAGATTGGACAGTCTCGCAGTAATGGTTTTTCGAGCGATCGTTTCCGTACCCGTGACAACTCGTCGCTGGCTTCTTCACAGAAGGGCTACCCGCAGGTAGCAGAACGGACGCCCCGCAATGAACTGCCACGGACACTCGTGGGTGAGATTGTGATTGTCCGTACGGAGGCCAATACTGCAGTCGGGGTGCTGACCCGTACGACCCGTGAAGCTGTTGTCGGAGACCGTGTCGAGCTGCAATGAAGGGGAGCTGGGTATCACGGATGCCTCGTCTCCCCACCTTTCAGCCTGGGCTGAAATAGACCTCGCGCGGCTTCTACAAAACTACCGGTGGCTCAGGCGGCGCGCTGGCGTGCCAGTTATGGCCATGGTCAAAGCCAATGCCTACGGCCATGGCCTGCTGCCGGTGGCAACCTTTCTTCAGGACGTTGTCCGGGCTGACTGGTTCGGCGTGGCCACAACGGAAGAGGGCGTGGCTCTGCGCCGGGCTGGGATTACCCGCCCCATTCTCGTTCTGGGCGGCTTCTGGTTTGGGCAGGAAGCCGCCATTGTTCACTATGATCTGGCCACAACGCTGCCTGACCCGGACTACCTGCCGGTTCTGGAACAGGCCGCTTCCC
This window of the Chloracidobacterium sp. N genome carries:
- a CDS encoding collagen-like protein, which codes for MQPLIERRHDRCRPAGDGAARSTRNPGLTGSDKLTFNKHHRSCGKSILPFSQSCATPPPHFIQGGFAMWSAGFCLRHRWAWMALVLFGTAFNFASGQAPDSVRPSQASPESSPPVKHMAVLRRQAEQGLPPTPTEVAEFWKTSGRMSYQAVKAHQAVIFQRVAARLQREGVTSRPFLLLQQNLWYPALHQELMRTSHFRATVRLGNRIGGVYVADTVVAPERVEVDEETVIIARSVVVEGKTLVIRMNHPVFLFHATPICFTEASVGRVVFDTSGQGYQDRPAEQAQQGRDSVRREQQGDDRSGRPGDSEPASKPGKTGDNGQAGADGDAGNCTNGPNGKPGVNGAKGQDGTDGVGGGDGKRGGDATQELTYTTPCNAQPGNAYVFRTNGGDGGGCTEYYWAFYASYDGGLTWILVSTAYAGCW
- a CDS encoding type III-B CRISPR module-associated Cmr3 family protein — encoded protein: MKTVGLCLEALDVLFFRDGRPFMDGTEQMLSGLPLPQTLAGAICTALMQAAGCDFGRLRHALEEGKPFAEAVREACSAEAHWIGALAVRGPWLARWDKNPATPCEVLVPAPATLHRAKGKTGGQQLFALAPLQEELPGWHPVPEEQRRPLWLKEAVVTEPVEGYLTPAGLFHFLEGKPVSATEVVPAGDLFGLDYRIGIGISPERLVSEESQIYGRGFLALKQGVFLYAEVCLPDDAPAGALDKLTTLAFGGESRHVLCHRLKEPFAWPREVPSTEGQKPLVLLTTPCVLQNACAKS
- a CDS encoding putative CRISPR-associated protein; its protein translation is MNKPCILICTVGTSLFQPNLEALKKDLADSRIKPEYRPLAEACQRGDWPGVAQALHALPADDRVCGAEINSIASLVEKEYIPADCGLFFLHSSTDKGRDIAAILKDYYLNKGHALVETVEVEDLQDGDPKRFRTKGLRNLARNVCRIVRERSAAACAINATGGYKAQIAVAVLLGQALGIPVFYKHELFSEIIAFPPLPVAFDFEVWMRASGMLYDLERTSDPVPASTYAEEWQETYESLVERVPIDGQDYLELSPVGQIFHETFRERFRTDRSQVLPPKALQKHPPRLEKDAGWPGEHPEVEVFMKKVTDEVEQVVQCATFYFNPDLPQRTRFRCGAKGIEGIYSDGRFTVKFRVESTAKTPGEQAAVVASLNEWLSRQQT